The following is a genomic window from Sedimenticola thiotaurini.
GTGCTTCTTCGGTGAGCAACGCCTTGAGCGGGAGCTGGCACTGTTTGCTACCGCAGGTGTGAAACGAATTTCTGTTCTTGATCCGGTCTTTCATGTCGACCAAACACGAACTATCCGCATACTGAACAGCATCAAGACTGCTGGTGTGGGTGCCCAGATTTCATTGCAGTGCCGCTTTGAGGCGTGTACTCCCCAGTTTCTGGATGCGCTCGAAGGTCTTAACGTGACCCTGGAGTTCGGTTTGCAGACGATCATAGAGGGCGAATATCGTTCTATCGGTCGCCCAAACAGCATGAAGAAAGTTAGCAGCGTTATCCGAGAGTTACATGAGCGACAGATCGATTTCGAGGTATCTCTGATCTATGGCTTGCCAAAACAGACATTGAAAAGCTTTCTGGAGAGCGTTGACTGGTGCAAGCAACAGAAAATCCCGCGGATACGTGCATGGCCATTGATGCTGCTGCGCGGCACGCCCCTCTACGAGCAGAAAGAGCGCTATGGGTTCAAGGAGAGTTCAGATCAGCCTATTCCCATCGTGGTTTCCAGCAACACCTTTTCCGAAGAAGATCATGTCGAGATGGCCCGCATTGCACGTGAGTTGGAGGAGAATTGAGATGGGATACTTTATTGCTGTAGAAGGGTTGGATGGCATTGGTAAATCCACACTGGTCGAGCAACTGGCAAGAGAGTTTTCCGGCCTTGCCATGAGTACACCGGGCGAAGCGCTACACGATAGTCGCAGGGTGATCATGAATGATTTTTCGGACGATGAGCTGGCTAAGGCATTGTTTTATGCGGCCAGTGTTTCCAGCCAGGGCAGGAAGGCACGCAAAAAGGTAGAGAGTGGCAAATGGGTCTTCATGGATCGCTATTGGGCCTCGACGATAGCGTATGCGAAGGCTCGTGGTGTCACAGCCGAATTAGATCAACTCAGCAAGAGCTTGATTCAGCCAGATTTGAGCGTATTGCTGATACTCAACGAGTCGGAACGACAAAGGCGCCTTCATGCCCGTGGTACCACAGTGGAGGATATAGATACACTGGATCCAGGCTTTCGCCAGTGCGTGCTCGAAGAACTCCAGACGCATGCCAACCTGGTGGTCAATATAAGTGGCTACGATCTGCTGGCTGCAACTCAGATGCTTGAAAAGGTTATTCGCAAAAAGGTTAAAAGTACCAAGAGTTTTGGCCGTGCCTAGCCCTAGGGATGTACTTTTTTTGGTACTAAATATGGCGGTAAATGGCAGCTTCTGGATGTTTTCAGCCTGTGAAGTCGTTTAACCGGAAGTCTTCTTTTGGCTGTCAGATGTCTGTTCATCGGCATCCTACTTTTTCATAGCAGCAAGGAAGGTATCTGGGTGGAAATTATTTGCTATAGGGCTCGATTTCCCTACCGAAAAGTGGTAATCCGGTAATGTGTATCTGGGCATATGCCGTGCGGCCAAATATTTTGTAAAAATAATTAGATAGAGATTTGGTACGATCTTTATTATTTGATATTACGGTTTAATATGAGCTTTGCTCTGCTGAAGGTAGAGACTTTACCGGGATATGGTTATTGAGATGGCAGTAAATCAATAATTTAGAGAGGACTTAAGTAGCAACATTATTTCCTTCGTACAACTGACCTTGCCAACCCGGCACAAGGTTGATCATAACTGCTTCAGTTGATCCCGGAACAGCTGCATCAAAAGCTCGATATTCTTAAGCCCGGGGTAGTTGGGCCTCACCACAAAGGCGATTTCACGGTGCGGGCCAGGTTCAGCCAAGGGTACCTTGGCGATTCTGGGATTGCTCTCCACCAGTTGCGGTAGTGCCATTTCCGGCACCAGGGTGGTACCCAGGCCGTTCGCCACCAACTGGACTAGGGTGTTGAGACTGGTGGCGCTGAGGTGGTCTGCCGAGACTTCCTGGAGGTGGCAAACCGCCAGTGCGTGATCCTTCAGGCAGTGTCCCTCCTTGAGCAGCATCAGCCGCTGCGGATCCAGCTCGTCTTTGCTCAGCTGCTGTTTGCGGGCCAGATCATCGTCAACATGGGTGATCCAATAGAAGTTTTCCGCCCAGAATGTGAAGGTCAGCAGGCCATCGCATCTGAATGGCAGGGCGAGGATGGCGGCATCCAGATCGCCATGGCGTACCTGTTCCACCAGCACATGGGATTGTTCTTCGGAAATATGCAGCTGTAGCCGGGGATAACGGGCCTGCAGGGTCGGCAGTACCACCGGCAGCAGATAGGGACAGATGGTGGGGATGATCCCCAGTGACATGGTGGTATTGAGTGGTTCCTGTTGTGCTTCGCCCAGTTTCTCAATGTCATCCATCAGGAACTTGATCTGCTGTGCCTTCTCCAGCACCTGTTTTCCAAGTGGCGTGACCAGGACCTGCTTGTTGTTGCGTTCGAATATCTGAAAACCCAACTGCTTTTCCATCTCAGAAAGCGCAGTGCTGAGCGCTGACTGGGAAACGGCGCAGGCCTCGGCTGCCTTTTTAAAATGCAGTGTGCGTTCAACCGCCAGGGCGTAGTGGATCTGTTTCAGGGAGATCATGGGTTCAGTCTACTCCGGCCCAATCCATTATTCAATTTATTAGAACATTATTATCAATACAATCTAATTTACGGTATCATGCCCTATCCGTACAGTATTGCCATCTGCTCTTAACGACGCAGGATTAAATTTTATAACCCGATGACTTCATTCCGTAGGAGATTAGAGATGTCTGTAATTAACACCAAGATCAAGCCGTTTACCGCCACCGCATTCAAAGCCGGTGAGAAAGACTTCTTCCAGGTCACTGAAAAAGACCTTGAGGGTAAATGGGCTGTGTTCTTCTTCTACCCGGCCGACTTTACTTTCGTCTGCCCGACCGAGCTGGGCGATCTGGCCGATCACTACGAAGAGTTCCAAAAGCGTGACGTGGAGATCTACGCAGTATCCACCGATACCCACTTCACCCACAAGGCGTGGCACGAGGCTTCCGAGACCATTGGCAAGATCAAGTACCCCATGCTGGGCGACCAGATGGGCATCATCACCCGCAATTTTGAGAACATGCGGGAAGATCAGGGTCTGGCTGATCGCGGTACTTTCCTGGTCGACCCGGATGGCATCATCCAGGCCGTGGAGATCACCGCCGAGGGTATCGGTCGTGATGCCGAGAACCTGCTGAACAAGGTCAAGGCCGCCCAATATGTGCGCAACCACCCGGGTGAAGTCTGCCCGGCGGCCTGGAAAGAGGGTGAGGCCACCCTGGCGCCTTCCCTGGACCTGGTCGGCAAGATCTAAATCATCGCATTACCGGGTGCCCTGCTGGTCAGGGCGCCCGGCCCAAAAAGAATACGGAGCTGTATCATGATCACCCCCGAAATAAAACAGGCCCTCAGCGGATACTTCGCCAATATGCAGAAACCGGTCACCCTGGTGCTGCAGACCGGCGACCACCCAAAGCGTGGCGAACAGGCCGGTTTCCTGGCCGACATAAGCGGCATCTCTGACAACGTCAATTTCGAGGAGCGTGATGCCGGACTGCGTAGCCCAATGAGTTTTTCGCTGGAGGTTGATGGCCAACCGACCGGC
Proteins encoded in this region:
- a CDS encoding dTMP kinase — translated: MGYFIAVEGLDGIGKSTLVEQLAREFSGLAMSTPGEALHDSRRVIMNDFSDDELAKALFYAASVSSQGRKARKKVESGKWVFMDRYWASTIAYAKARGVTAELDQLSKSLIQPDLSVLLILNESERQRRLHARGTTVEDIDTLDPGFRQCVLEELQTHANLVVNISGYDLLAATQMLEKVIRKKVKSTKSFGRA
- a CDS encoding hydrogen peroxide-inducible genes activator gives rise to the protein MISLKQIHYALAVERTLHFKKAAEACAVSQSALSTALSEMEKQLGFQIFERNNKQVLVTPLGKQVLEKAQQIKFLMDDIEKLGEAQQEPLNTTMSLGIIPTICPYLLPVVLPTLQARYPRLQLHISEEQSHVLVEQVRHGDLDAAILALPFRCDGLLTFTFWAENFYWITHVDDDLARKQQLSKDELDPQRLMLLKEGHCLKDHALAVCHLQEVSADHLSATSLNTLVQLVANGLGTTLVPEMALPQLVESNPRIAKVPLAEPGPHREIAFVVRPNYPGLKNIELLMQLFRDQLKQL
- the ahpC gene encoding alkyl hydroperoxide reductase subunit C yields the protein MSVINTKIKPFTATAFKAGEKDFFQVTEKDLEGKWAVFFFYPADFTFVCPTELGDLADHYEEFQKRDVEIYAVSTDTHFTHKAWHEASETIGKIKYPMLGDQMGIITRNFENMREDQGLADRGTFLVDPDGIIQAVEITAEGIGRDAENLLNKVKAAQYVRNHPGEVCPAAWKEGEATLAPSLDLVGKI